In the Candidatus Bathyarchaeota archaeon genome, one interval contains:
- a CDS encoding YhbY family RNA-binding protein yields the protein MQKKASTIKTKIWIGKEGITSTFIEQLNNQLKTNKLVKVKIQKNILENEQIEEIAQKTAKDTNSNLIDIRGRTFSLFKPSD from the coding sequence TTGCAAAAAAAAGCAAGTACAATTAAAACAAAAATTTGGATCGGAAAAGAAGGCATTACTTCAACCTTTATTGAGCAATTGAATAATCAATTAAAAACTAATAAACTTGTTAAAGTTAAAATTCAAAAAAATATTTTAGAAAATGAACAGATCGAAGAAATTGCTCAAAAAACCGCAAAAGATACAAATTCAAATTTAATAGATATCAGAGGAAGGACTTTTAGTTTATTCAAACCAAGTGATTAG
- a CDS encoding 16S rRNA methyltransferase has product MTLILAESALELVPKKILGHPAVVSYSKKSGKHTNEILLDRSYHHKAMTDLKDDEKRGRPDIIHMALLEALGTPLNKEGSLQIYVHTIDDHIITVSSKARLPKNYNRFVNLFEQLFKLGRVPESGESLLSIKKERLQDIIDRIEPSKVIVFSSVGKPNTLREVCKKISHEEKLLIIIGGFPHGHLTNESMRAADCVFSIDRNVLEAPVVTSRIIYEYEIAIGLDQKRVDLKTQGKT; this is encoded by the coding sequence TTGACTTTAATATTAGCAGAATCTGCACTAGAACTAGTTCCAAAGAAAATATTAGGCCACCCTGCAGTTGTAAGCTATAGCAAGAAAAGTGGAAAACATACAAATGAAATATTGCTCGATAGATCCTATCACCATAAAGCGATGACGGATTTAAAAGATGACGAAAAAAGGGGAAGGCCTGACATAATCCATATGGCTTTGCTAGAGGCACTTGGAACACCGTTGAACAAAGAAGGTTCATTGCAGATTTATGTCCATACCATTGATGATCACATAATCACAGTTTCTTCAAAAGCAAGATTGCCAAAGAATTACAATAGATTCGTAAACTTATTTGAACAACTTTTCAAACTAGGAAGAGTCCCAGAGTCTGGAGAATCCTTACTTTCTATTAAAAAAGAGAGATTGCAAGATATTATTGACAGAATTGAACCTTCAAAAGTGATTGTTTTTTCTTCGGTGGGTAAGCCTAATACTCTAAGAGAAGTATGTAAAAAGATTTCACATGAAGAAAAACTCCTAATAATCATTGGAGGCTTTCCCCATGGACATTTAACCAATGAATCAATGCGTGCCGCTGATTGCGTATTTTCAATTGACAGAAATGTCCTTGAAGCTCCTGTTGTAACTTCTAGAATCATTTATGAGTATGAAATTGCAATAGGCTTAGATCAAAAAAGAGTGGATCTTAAAACCCAAGGTAAAACATAA
- a CDS encoding 2,5-diamino-6-(ribosylamino)-4(3H)-pyrimidinone 5'-phosphate reductase, which translates to MKEIVRPYVIIGGNMSIDGKIAPKDGGGSSLSQFMNNELVSRLHKLRSEVDAIVIGVNTIITNNPLLTVRAVKGKNPSRIVFDSEARTPLNSNIFSSEAKTIVFTSQKASPDRIESIKKLGADVLICGDSKVDIKSALGKIHEMGLKRILVEGGGKIRWSFFKIGAVDEIFLYLSPIVIGGSDTPTFADGLGFESFEDGTRFKLKEFEKIDDVLFLRYLAI; encoded by the coding sequence TTGAAAGAAATTGTTCGACCTTATGTAATAATTGGCGGGAATATGAGTATCGATGGTAAAATAGCTCCCAAAGATGGAGGGGGTTCAAGTTTATCTCAGTTCATGAATAATGAACTTGTGTCGCGTTTACATAAATTGAGGTCAGAAGTAGATGCTATAGTAATTGGTGTTAACACAATTATAACCAATAATCCTCTTTTAACTGTGAGGGCTGTTAAAGGAAAAAATCCATCACGCATTGTTTTTGATAGTGAAGCAAGAACGCCTTTAAATTCAAATATTTTTTCTTCAGAAGCAAAAACCATTGTTTTTACTTCGCAAAAAGCATCTCCTGACCGTATTGAGTCTATTAAGAAATTGGGCGCTGATGTTCTAATATGCGGAGACAGCAAAGTAGATATCAAATCTGCTTTAGGGAAAATACATGAAATGGGTTTAAAAAGAATATTAGTTGAGGGTGGAGGAAAGATTCGATGGAGTTTTTTCAAAATAGGGGCGGTTGATGAGATATTCTTATATCTGTCTCCAATAGTGATTGGGGGTAGCGATACTCCAACATTTGCAGATGGCTTAGGTTTCGAGAGTTTTGAGGATGGAACTCGCTTTAAATTGAAAGAATTTGAAAAGATAGATGATGTTTTATTCCTAAGGTATCTAGCTATATAA
- a CDS encoding double-stranded DNA-binding protein: MSEDKELEIWRRRRLLQMKRAMLAKKFEKDNKSQESKNVKKSPEIYLKKILKGRAWEVLETARHQYPKETAHVEKELIRLSSSGEIKDVLDGEQLLWLFRTLGIDVRLDTKIRVLEDGKLKTISDKIKED; encoded by the coding sequence ATGTCTGAAGATAAGGAGCTTGAGATTTGGAGGCGTCGAAGACTTCTTCAAATGAAGAGAGCTATGCTTGCTAAGAAATTTGAAAAGGATAACAAATCTCAAGAATCAAAAAATGTGAAAAAAAGTCCTGAGATTTATCTAAAGAAAATCTTAAAAGGCAGAGCTTGGGAAGTTCTTGAAACTGCAAGACATCAATATCCTAAAGAAACCGCACACGTCGAGAAGGAACTAATACGCCTATCGTCTTCTGGAGAGATAAAGGATGTTCTTGATGGTGAACAATTACTTTGGCTCTTTCGTACACTAGGTATTGATGTGAGGTTAGACACTAAGATCCGAGTATTAGAAGATGGAAAATTAAAGACTATTTCTGATAAGATTAAGGAAGACTAA
- a CDS encoding DUF362 domain-containing protein — MTGRVKVAVLRTQNYKDAFDTVKDAVKLAGGFDDAIKNKSFVTLKPNLVRLPKKPIIKGMATNFETLEAVIKLVREKTSKIAIIESDTMLGTAEDAFEKYNTYTLVEKYGLELINSSKEKLIECTIPDPQFYVATNGLKWIDQPDREMYAKDYVLRLPEKLLKSVRISIPTMKTQADPYSALTFSIKNMFGVLPEVKKFKKFHERKIWKGEPYDIGINVARSLLDICQVAPPNYAIIDGLWGLHGPGSPATGYSVELGLIIASQDAWAADTVAGEIVGFDMKRLFYFEKAERMGLGTVNLEDIEIVGEELESIKYPFELDVSLEGHRKLDEAVGR, encoded by the coding sequence TTGACTGGACGTGTTAAAGTAGCTGTATTAAGAACACAGAATTACAAAGATGCCTTTGATACCGTCAAAGACGCAGTGAAATTGGCTGGAGGATTCGATGACGCAATCAAGAATAAATCCTTTGTAACGCTTAAACCAAATCTTGTTAGACTTCCTAAAAAACCGATAATTAAAGGCATGGCTACAAATTTTGAAACATTAGAAGCAGTGATAAAGTTAGTGAGAGAAAAAACATCAAAAATAGCTATCATAGAATCTGATACAATGCTTGGTACCGCTGAGGATGCTTTCGAGAAATACAACACTTATACTTTAGTCGAAAAATATGGTTTGGAGCTAATCAACTCAAGTAAAGAGAAATTGATTGAATGTACTATCCCTGATCCTCAATTCTATGTTGCTACAAATGGCCTAAAGTGGATAGATCAACCTGATAGAGAAATGTATGCAAAGGATTATGTGCTAAGGTTGCCGGAAAAACTTCTGAAAAGTGTAAGGATTTCAATTCCCACAATGAAGACTCAAGCAGATCCATATTCTGCTCTAACATTCTCAATAAAGAATATGTTTGGTGTTTTACCTGAAGTAAAGAAATTTAAGAAATTCCATGAACGAAAAATCTGGAAGGGAGAACCATATGATATTGGAATCAATGTCGCTCGATCGCTATTGGACATTTGTCAAGTTGCACCTCCAAATTATGCTATTATAGATGGTTTATGGGGACTTCATGGGCCCGGTTCTCCGGCAACTGGATATAGTGTTGAGTTGGGCTTAATAATTGCTTCTCAAGATGCTTGGGCTGCAGATACTGTAGCTGGAGAGATAGTGGGGTTTGATATGAAGAGGTTATTCTACTTTGAAAAAGCTGAGAGAATGGGATTAGGAACAGTTAATCTTGAAGATATAGAGATAGTTGGAGAAGAATTAGAATCGATAAAATATCCTTTTGAACTTGATGTAAGCTTGGAGGGTCATAGGAAATTAGATGAAGCTGTTGGGCGATAA
- a CDS encoding ribonuclease P protein component 4 (Part of ribonuclease P, a protein complex which generates mature tRNA molecules by cleaving their 5'ends; Archaeal RNase P has multiple protein subunits homologous to eukaryotic nuclear RNase P proteins): MNHEKQITKKIARERIEILMKLAQKSVHEDPDLAKRYVTLARKIGMKCQLRLPKNLKMFICKGCGNLLVPGTNCRVRLRSDNGSRVVLTCLKCNTVKRFPLTREKKLRKQK, from the coding sequence ATGAATCACGAAAAACAAATTACAAAAAAAATCGCAAGGGAAAGAATAGAGATATTAATGAAATTAGCTCAGAAATCAGTCCATGAAGATCCTGATCTGGCCAAAAGATATGTAACCCTTGCAAGGAAGATCGGAATGAAGTGCCAATTGAGGTTACCAAAGAACTTGAAAATGTTCATATGTAAGGGATGTGGAAATCTACTTGTACCAGGTACAAACTGTAGAGTTAGATTAAGATCTGATAATGGTTCTAGAGTTGTTTTGACTTGTCTAAAATGCAACACAGTGAAAAGGTTTCCTTTAACGAGAGAGAAAAAATTGAGAAAGCAAAAATAA
- a CDS encoding GNAT family N-acetyltransferase: MNVKICEPRTNDEFDHYYELRWIVLRKPWKQPRGSEKDDIENNSTHIMACIGKEIVGVGRIHLESKEKMRIRYMAVQENYRSKGIGTLILKELENRARNKRIKYIILNARENALQFYIKNGYSIIGKGDTLFDSIYHWKMQKVLDAKEN; encoded by the coding sequence ATGAATGTTAAAATTTGTGAACCCCGAACCAATGATGAATTTGATCATTATTATGAATTGAGATGGATTGTTTTAAGAAAGCCTTGGAAGCAACCTAGAGGAAGTGAGAAGGATGATATTGAGAACAATTCTACACATATTATGGCTTGTATTGGTAAAGAAATAGTTGGAGTTGGTAGAATTCATCTTGAATCTAAGGAAAAGATGCGAATTAGATATATGGCAGTTCAAGAGAATTATCGTAGTAAAGGTATTGGAACGCTTATATTGAAGGAGCTTGAAAATCGAGCGAGAAATAAGCGAATTAAGTATATTATATTAAATGCTCGGGAGAATGCACTTCAGTTCTATATCAAAAATGGCTATTCAATAATAGGAAAGGGCGATACTTTGTTTGATAGTATATATCATTGGAAAATGCAAAAAGTTCTTGATGCCAAAGAAAATTAG